A single genomic interval of Notolabrus celidotus isolate fNotCel1 chromosome 13, fNotCel1.pri, whole genome shotgun sequence harbors:
- the ubxn2a gene encoding UBX domain-containing protein 2A: MKDFDTVDGEQDENCEENEEEVPIRRSFSVEDLLDEVEKICYDASGASKVEMVVRLWKDGFTVNDQEFRSYTIPENQDFLDAIKRGELPAEWESRAEEEELEISVEDLTEENYVPRKKAFHPFSGRGYRLGSVAPRVVARSPSVHEDGESPPIPMVTLDHALPVTSLQIWLADGRRLVQRFNLSHRINDVQDFVARSQRSCPPFVLTTSLPFRELNDKELSLEEADLANAVIVQRPLNTQAPFGHS, from the exons ATGAAAGATTTTGACACTGTTGATGGGGAGCAAGATGAAAATTG TGAAGAAAATGAAGAGGAGGTGCCGATTCGGCGTAGTTTCTCGGTAGAAGACCTACTCGATGAGGTGGAGAAGATCTGTTACGATGCCTCAGGGGCATCAAAG GTGGAGATGGTGGTGAGGCTATGGAAGGATggcttcactgtaaatgacCAGGAGTTTCGCAGCTACACCATACCAGAGAATCAGGATTTCTTGGATGCTATCAAAAGGGG GGAGCTCCCTGCAGAGtgggagagcagagcagaggaggaggagctggagatcaGCGTGGAGGATCTAACAGAGGAGAATTATGTTCCCAGGAAGAAGGCCTTTCATCCCTTCAGCGGCAGAGGATACCGACTTGGCAG TGTTGCACCCAGAGTTGTGGCCAGGTCACCATCTGTGCACGAGGATGGAGAATCTCCTCCTATTCCCATGGTAACACTAGACCACGCCCTTCCTGTCACCTCCCTGCAGATCTGGTTGGCCGACGGCAGGAGACTGGTGCAGAGGTTTAACCTATCCCATCG GATCAATGACGTCCAAGACTTCGTTGCACGCTCCCAGAGAAGCTGCCCACCTTTCGTTCTGACGACATCGCTTCCCTTCCGAGAGCTTAACGACAAAGAATTAAGTCTTGAGGAGGCAGATTTGGCCAACGCCGTCATTGTCCAAAGACCTCTGAACACACAGGCCCCATTTGGACACTCCTGA